The Streptomyces europaeiscabiei genome window below encodes:
- a CDS encoding family 43 glycosylhydrolase yields the protein MTRSRFLSAFFASVTMAVAFLVAPQPAAAAVAFTSTGVNQNGGNCLDLPGSSTTNGTQLRAFACGGGANQSLSFTPVSGTTDTYTITTQSGQCVDVYGASTADNAAVIQWPCHGAANQQWRLAPVSVAGTDRTFNLVSVGSGKCVAPSGGSSASNTNLVQLPCATANGRVWRMPGFTGGGTTPKTFTNPLAQRGPDPWLTYYDGFYYLATTTWNSTVTMRRSSTLAGLATAGEQVVFNLTRPNGAGTMWAPEFHLLDGPNGKRWYFYYTAGREPYDLGTQRIHVLESAGLDPMGPYSFKADLLDPTQDNTWELDPGILQLNGQLYLLGTFYNGSQPMFIRPLSNPWTASGTRRVLSTPTYSWETVGGAVNEGAEVLQRGGKTFIVYSASHCSTPDYKLGMLTYNGGDPLNSSSWVKSPNPVFQRSNANGVYGPGHNGFFKSPDGTEDWMVYHANNSASGGCDMNRSTRAQKFTWNADGTPNFGTPVSLGVTLTAPSGE from the coding sequence GTGACTCGTTCCAGATTCCTGTCCGCGTTCTTCGCGTCGGTCACCATGGCGGTCGCCTTCCTGGTGGCACCGCAGCCCGCTGCCGCCGCAGTCGCCTTCACCTCGACAGGGGTGAACCAGAACGGCGGCAACTGCCTCGATCTGCCCGGAAGTTCGACAACCAACGGCACACAGCTGCGCGCCTTCGCCTGCGGCGGCGGGGCCAACCAGAGCCTGAGTTTCACACCGGTGTCGGGGACGACCGACACCTATACGATCACCACCCAGTCCGGGCAGTGCGTCGACGTGTACGGCGCCTCCACGGCGGACAACGCCGCGGTCATCCAGTGGCCCTGCCACGGCGCGGCCAACCAGCAGTGGCGGCTCGCACCGGTGTCGGTCGCCGGCACGGACAGGACCTTCAACCTGGTCTCCGTCGGCTCGGGCAAGTGCGTCGCGCCGAGCGGCGGTTCGTCGGCCTCGAACACCAACCTGGTGCAGCTGCCGTGCGCCACCGCGAACGGCAGGGTGTGGCGGATGCCCGGCTTCACCGGCGGCGGCACGACCCCGAAGACGTTCACCAACCCGCTGGCCCAGCGCGGCCCCGACCCGTGGCTGACGTACTACGACGGCTTCTACTACCTCGCCACCACGACGTGGAACTCGACGGTCACCATGCGCAGGTCGAGCACCCTGGCGGGGCTTGCCACGGCCGGCGAACAAGTGGTCTTCAACCTGACCCGGCCCAACGGGGCCGGCACGATGTGGGCCCCGGAGTTCCATCTCCTCGACGGCCCCAACGGCAAGCGCTGGTACTTCTACTACACGGCCGGCCGGGAGCCGTACGACCTGGGCACCCAGCGGATCCACGTCCTGGAGAGCGCCGGGCTGGACCCCATGGGCCCGTACAGCTTCAAGGCCGACCTGCTCGACCCGACGCAGGACAACACCTGGGAGCTGGACCCCGGCATCCTGCAGCTCAACGGTCAGCTGTACCTCCTGGGCACGTTCTACAACGGCTCGCAGCCCATGTTCATCCGCCCGCTGTCGAACCCGTGGACCGCGAGCGGCACCCGCCGTGTGCTCTCCACGCCGACCTACAGCTGGGAGACGGTGGGCGGCGCGGTCAACGAGGGTGCCGAGGTCCTGCAACGGGGCGGCAAGACCTTCATCGTCTACTCGGCCAGCCACTGCTCGACGCCCGACTACAAGCTCGGCATGCTCACCTACAACGGCGGTGATCCGCTCAACTCCTCCTCGTGGGTCAAGTCCCCCAACCCGGTCTTCCAGCGGTCCAACGCCAACGGCGTCTACGGGCCCGGCCACAACGGGTTCTTCAAGTCACCCGACGGTACCGAGGACTGGATGGTCTACCACGCCAACAACTCCGCCTCCGGCGGCTGCGACATGAACCGGTCGACCAGGGCGCAGAAGTTCACCTGGAACGCCGACGGCACCCCGAACTTCGGCACCCCGGTCTCCCTCGGCGTCACCTTGACCGCGCCGTCGGGCGAATAG
- a CDS encoding GAF and ANTAR domain-containing protein: MASMARDLLAQHSVASTLERITASATELVEGCDAAGILVLHGTTVESLAPTDQLVVASDRLQERLREGPCFDAARSSLGERVFRIPDLSREEPRWPAYAPQSRRLGVGSMMGFLLFTEEEDLGALNLYSRAPGAFTEVSELAGWLLASHAAVAFSSARTHAQMEQAVATRHAIGEAMGILMGSHHLSEEKAFDVLRRYSQEHNIKLREVARRICERGTL; the protein is encoded by the coding sequence ATGGCGTCGATGGCGCGGGATCTCCTGGCACAGCATTCGGTGGCCTCCACACTGGAGCGGATCACCGCCTCGGCCACCGAGCTGGTGGAGGGCTGCGACGCGGCCGGCATTCTCGTCCTGCACGGCACGACGGTGGAGTCGCTGGCCCCCACCGACCAGCTGGTGGTCGCCAGCGACCGGCTGCAGGAACGGCTGCGGGAGGGACCGTGCTTCGACGCCGCCCGCAGCTCGCTGGGAGAGAGGGTGTTCCGCATCCCCGACCTGTCCCGCGAGGAGCCGCGCTGGCCGGCCTACGCCCCGCAGTCCCGCCGTCTCGGCGTGGGCAGCATGATGGGCTTCCTGCTGTTCACCGAGGAGGAGGACCTCGGAGCCCTGAACCTCTACTCCCGGGCTCCGGGCGCGTTCACCGAGGTCAGCGAGCTGGCCGGCTGGCTGCTGGCCTCGCACGCGGCGGTCGCCTTCTCCAGCGCCCGCACGCACGCCCAGATGGAGCAGGCCGTCGCCACCCGTCATGCGATCGGCGAGGCCATGGGCATCCTCATGGGCAGCCACCACCTCAGCGAGGAGAAGGCTTTCGACGTGCTGCGCCGCTATTCGCAGGAACACAACATCAAGCTTCGTGAGGTCGCCCGTCGGATCTGCGAGCGGGGCACTCTCTGA
- a CDS encoding hemerythrin domain-containing protein, translating into MGHGGDVIAELTTDHGEVEEMFGEIEALPSGDPRRKECVDKVTIELVRHSVAEEAYLYPAVREHIPEGDAIADRELEDHAEAERTLKALERCEADDPDFDLLIAQLMNEIRSHIQDEEDNLFPRLRASCSADALNSLGEKVRKAKKTAPTRPHPAAPDTPPANKLLAPGMGLVDRMRDALTGRGKDG; encoded by the coding sequence ATGGGACACGGCGGAGACGTCATCGCGGAACTGACCACGGACCACGGGGAAGTGGAGGAGATGTTCGGCGAGATCGAGGCGCTGCCCTCAGGGGACCCCCGGCGCAAGGAATGCGTGGACAAGGTCACCATCGAGCTGGTGCGTCACTCGGTCGCCGAGGAGGCGTACCTCTACCCGGCGGTCCGGGAGCACATCCCGGAAGGTGACGCGATCGCCGACCGGGAACTGGAGGACCACGCCGAGGCCGAGCGCACCCTGAAGGCCCTGGAACGGTGCGAGGCCGACGACCCGGACTTCGACCTGCTGATCGCCCAGCTGATGAACGAGATCAGGTCCCACATCCAGGACGAGGAGGACAACCTCTTCCCCCGGCTGCGCGCGTCCTGTTCGGCCGACGCCCTGAACAGCCTCGGTGAGAAGGTCCGCAAGGCCAAGAAGACGGCCCCGACCCGGCCTCACCCGGCGGCCCCGGACACTCCTCCGGCCAACAAGCTGCTCGCCCCCGGCATGGGCCTCGTCGACCGGATGCGCGACGCGCTGACCGGCCGGGGAAAGGACGGCTGA
- a CDS encoding GNAT family N-acetyltransferase, protein MSETLRARIERYYATVPLLFADVEEFGPLRLFVRKEPGAPYYGGPGHAQPAAGCGSTVTAADIARVRARQRELGVPEAFEWLAESAPTLRTGIEACGLPVLERPLMALDPHHPVDPRPLPDGVTVRALTADDPALPAALALPRLAFAAEGVAVGAAGRAELSAVAEVLTGDGTVAAVRPSVRAGHKVLVVAVGPDGTPLAVGHYHPVDGTTEIGGIGTLPTARRRGLAAAVTAALVGHARDHGVRTVFLAYADDTVARIYTRLGFRPVGCTLLIADQPARS, encoded by the coding sequence ATGAGCGAGACACTGCGGGCCCGTATCGAGCGGTACTACGCCACCGTGCCACTGCTGTTCGCCGACGTCGAGGAGTTCGGCCCGCTGCGCCTGTTCGTGCGGAAGGAGCCGGGCGCCCCCTACTACGGCGGGCCCGGCCACGCCCAACCCGCTGCGGGGTGCGGCTCGACGGTCACGGCCGCCGACATCGCGCGCGTGCGGGCCCGGCAGCGCGAACTCGGTGTGCCGGAAGCGTTCGAGTGGCTGGCCGAGTCGGCGCCGACACTGCGAACCGGGATCGAGGCCTGCGGTCTCCCGGTCCTCGAACGCCCGTTGATGGCACTGGATCCGCATCACCCGGTCGACCCGCGACCGCTGCCGGACGGTGTGACGGTCCGTGCGCTGACAGCCGACGACCCCGCCCTGCCCGCCGCCCTCGCTCTGCCGCGGCTGGCCTTCGCCGCCGAGGGCGTCGCGGTGGGTGCGGCGGGGCGGGCGGAGCTGTCGGCGGTGGCCGAGGTGCTGACCGGGGACGGCACCGTGGCGGCGGTCCGCCCCAGTGTCCGTGCCGGGCACAAGGTGCTCGTCGTAGCCGTCGGCCCGGACGGTACGCCGCTGGCCGTCGGCCACTACCACCCGGTGGACGGCACCACCGAGATCGGCGGCATCGGCACCCTTCCCACGGCCCGCCGCCGGGGCTTGGCCGCCGCCGTCACGGCCGCCCTGGTCGGCCACGCCCGCGACCACGGAGTGCGCACCGTCTTCCTCGCCTATGCGGACGACACCGTCGCCCGTATCTACACCCGCCTGGGCTTCCGCCCCGTCGGCTGCACCCTTCTGATCGCCGACCAGCCCGCGCGGTCGTAG